The nucleotide window GTTCTCGTGGTTGCGGGCGAGCATCAACGGCTCGTCACCGGCCTCTTCGGCCATGGCTCCGGGCTGGACCACGTAGGGAAGCGTCTTGGGTTTGGCGCGATACCCGCGGGAGAGCAGAACCGGCTTGAGCCCCTTCTTTCCGGCCCAGCCGAGAAGCCAGTCGGCCACCGGGGTCTTGCCCGTGCCGCCCCAGCCAATGTTGCCCACGGAGACCGTGGGCACGGAGGGGGTCCAGCTGCGCATGACTCCGGCCCGATAAAGCTTCTCGCGCACGCGCATGATCCGCCCGTAAAGCCAGCCGCAGGGCTTGAGCACGGCAGAGAGCGAGCGCTGCACTGTGGTCACGGTATCAGACATGGTACTCCAGGGTATGCTCCATCTGAAAATCATACCCGGCACGGACTGCCGAGGCAAGGGGAAGTGGCCCGCAACAAGATTATACTGTCTCCATTGCTGAAAAAACTGTATGGTCCCTCCCATACCGATAACCAGACGGGACGACGGAGGTACCGTTCCATGCGCACGACGACCATACTCACGACCGCCCTGCTCCTGGTCACGTTGTGGGCAATCCCCTCTTCCGCCGCCGCTGACCGGCCCGTGGTGCTGGTCGTCAACAGCTACCACGCGGGCTACCCGTGGGTCATGTCCCACAACGAGGCGTTGCGGCGGAACCTGTCGGATATCGCGGACCTGGTCTTCCATGACATGGACACCAAGCGCCTGAACCCGGCCCACCACCTGGACCGGGCGGCCCTGGCCCTGGACAAATACCGGGAGGTGCAGCCCGACCTGGTCATCCTGGCCGATGACAACGCCCTGGCCTTCCTGGGCCCCGACATCACCCGCGCGGGCACGCCCGTGGTCTACCTCGGCATCAACGCCAACCCCCGCATCTACGCCTGCGAAAACGACCTGCTCACCGGGGTGCTGGAACGCCCGCTGCTCAAACGCTCCATCATCTTCATCCACGACATTCTCGGCCCGTCCATGAACAAGTGCATGGTCCTGTTCGACAACGGGACCACGGCCAGGGTCACCATGGACACCATCTTCAAGGGAAACAACCGCATCATGGTGGGAACGGTTCAGACGGACATCGTCCTGGCGACCACCATGGAACAATGGAAGCAGCACGTCCTGACCGCCGGGGAACTCGGCTACGGGGCCATCATCCTCGGCCTGTACCAGACCCTGACGGACAACGAGGGCAAGCATGTGCCGGACGACGTCGTGGCCCGGTGGACCGGGGCCAACTCGCCTGTGCCCGTTTTCGCCTTCTGGGACTTCGCCGTGGGCAGGGACAAGGCCGTGGGAGGCCTCGTCCTGGCCGGTCGGCCGCAGGGCGAGGAGGCAGCCGGGCTGGCCCGGCGCATCCTGGACGGGGAGGACCCCAAGCAAATCCAGCCCGTGACCGCCGAACACGGCCGGTTCCTCTTCAGCCGATCCGGGCTCGAGCGGTGGCATATCGACCTGCCGCCCTCCCTGACGCAACCCGGCGAGGTCCTGGAATTCGTCGAATGACCCGACCAGTAAAAAGGCCGCATCCGGTTATCGGATGCGGCCTTTTGCTTGTCGGTAAATCCAAAGCTACCTGCGGTCGCCCATGAGCCTGAGCAGCATCAGGAAGAGGTTGTAGAAGTCGAGGTACAGGGTCAACGCGCCCAGGATGGTGCCGCGCCGGATGGCCGCCGCGTCGTTCATGGGGACGTTTTCGCCCATGGTCTTGAGCTTCTGGGTATCGTAGGCGGTCAGGCCCAGGAAGATGATCACGCCGATGACCGAAATAGCGAACGACATGGCCGAGCTTTGCAGGAAGAAGTTCACGATCATGGCGATGATGATGCCGATGAGTCCCATGAACAACAGACTGCCCCAGCCTGTCAGGTCCTTCTTGGTAATCATGCCGTAAATGGACATGGTGCCGAACATGCCTGCCGTGGTCAGGAACGTGGCGAACACCGAGGACTCGGTGTAGACCATGAGGATCGGGGCCAGGGAAAAGCCGGTCAGCCCGCTGAAGACCATGAACAGGGTCGTGGCCGTGGACGGATTCATGGTGGAAATTTTGAAGCTCAGGAAAAAGACCATGCCGAAGCTGGCGAAGAGCGCGATCATGGGCAGCATGGTGGGCTGCAGCAGGCCGGTTTCCGCATTGTAGGCGAAGGCCAGCCGGGACAGGGCCGGGACGTACAGGGTTGCATACGCCACCAGGGCGGTCAGGCCGAGGCCTGCACTCATCCAGCCGTACACGCCGCGCATGAAGGCGTTGACGAGTTCCGCTTTGGCCGCTTTGGCCTGAGGCATGCTGGGATACTGAGACATATTTATTCCTCCGATTGGTTGTCCGATAAAAGCCGGTCCTTACCGGCGTCAACGTCTAGATAATCAGTCTTCCGCAAGCTGGCAAGGGGGTGCACGAGTTTGCACATCCCGCCGATGGACACGGGCCGGGGGCTAGCTCCTGACCCCGTGCAGCCGCTCGGCCTCTTCCACGCTGACCACGGTCAGGCCGATGGGCGCAAGCGTGATGGCCGCCAGCTTGAGGTGCTGCCACCCCCACGGGATGCCGATGATGGTGATGAAGCAGCCGAGCGCAGCCATGATGTGGCCCAGGCAGAGCCACCAGCCCGCGAACACGAACCAGAGGATGTTGCCGATGATGCCCCAGTCCGAGGTGCCTGCGTCCTTCTGGCCGGTGACCACGTCGCGGCGGACCAGGGTGCGCCCGAAGGGCATAAGGGCGAACCCGGCGATGACGAAGGCGCTGCGCGCCCAGGGGATCCCGATGATGGAAATGAGCAGCAGGCAGCCCGACAAGAACCAGCCGAAGGCCATGAGCAGGCCGCCGATGATCCACCAGATCAGATTTCCTATCAGTGACAGCATGGAGGGCTCCTTGTGATTGAACGACCTGCCATGTGTTCGCCCATCCGGGCCTTTTCGTCAATGGTGAAGCGCGTCCGGGCGCACCTTCCGGCCGACCAGGAAAACACCGCCCACCACGGCCGTGAACGGGGCCACCGCGACCAGCCCGAAGCTGCCCACCAGCGTCTTGAGGACCTCGGCGGCCACGTAGATGAAATTGAAGGTGGACGTCAGCGGGATGCCCTGGGCCATGAAGGCCATGAGCAGGGTCACGTACCCGCCGGAATAGGCCAGCAGCAGCGTGGTGGTCATGGTCCCGACCACGGCCCGGCCCACGCGGATGCCGGACCAGACCGCCTCGGTCCTCGATATGCCCGGATTCTTGGCCACCACCTCGCCCATGCTCGCGGCCACGTCCATGGCCAGGTCCATGACCGCGCCGGACGACGCCAGGAAAACCCCGGCCATGTAGATGCGGGTCAGGTTGAGGTGCCCGTACCCGGCGTAGAGCAATGTCTCGGCAAAGGGCATGACCGCGCCGTGCACGTGGAACTCGCCCGTGAAATAGGCGGCCAGCGCGCAGCTCGACACCACGCCCAGGAACGCGCCGAGGAAGGCGGTCATGCCGGTGCGGTTGATCCCGGCCACCAGGAAGATGATCGCCGCCGACAGCAGGGCCACCACGCCGAGCGCCAGCCAGACCGGGTCCACCCCCTTGAGCAAAAGCGGCACCAGCACCTTCCACAGGACCATGCCGGTGAAGGCGAAGGAGAGCAGCGCCTTGAACCCCGTCAGGCCGCCGAACAGGAGCAGCAGCCCGGCGAACAGCCCGAGCAGGAGCAGCTCGAGCCCCAGCCGGTAATGGGCCTGGGGATTGACGAAAAGCACTTCGCCGTCCGCGCCCACGGTGATGACCACGTAGGCCACGTCCCCCGGCTTGAACCGCTTGTCGCGATCCATTTGGCCCAGGAGCTGGTTGTGGGCGTCGAATTTCCGTCCCTCGAACGGGCCGTCCAGGATTCTCAGGGTCACGGACTGCTCGCCGGTCAGGACCAGGCCGAGGTGGCGGATCCGGTCGTCGTCAACGGCCGTCACCTCGGCGGTGCAGCGGACAGCGTCCTCGCCGGAGTCCTTCTCGAACCCCGTGGGCACGAAGTAGAGGCCCGTCGCCAGGCAGGTGAAGACGACGATGAGCAGCCAGTCGCGGTAGTTCTTGCGGGATGAAGGCATGGTATCCTTGAAAGAGATGCGGGCGGACCGGCGATACCGGCCCGCCCGTGGATATCGGGTATCCTCGGTTAGTTGGAGGCCAGGTGCTGGGGCTTGGGAGCGATGCCCATGATGGACATGATCTTGGTGGCGATGTCCTTGTTGTCGTAGCTGCCGTTGAACAGCTCCGCGCGCACGCCCATGGCCGAGGTGGAGACCGGCACGCCGGTGTGCTTGTAGGAGGTCCAGCCCAGGCCCGCCTTGCCGTTGAGCAGGTGGGTGATGGTCACGGACAACGGGTCGTACTCGCCGTAGAGCAGGTACTCGGCGCTGTTGACCTTCTCGCCGGCCATGGACCGGGCAAAGGCTTCTTCCAGGTCCTTCTGCTCGAAGTCGGCCAGGACCAGGGCGTCCTTCTTGGCGTCGCCTGCGAACTTGAGGCCAAAGTTTTTGGTGATGATCGGCTTCATGGCCGAGAAATCACCGCCCTTCTTCCTGAAGCCCGCCATGATTTCGTCGGTGAACTTCTGGAAGGAGACCTTCTGGTGGGACAGGATGTCGTAGTGGGAGCCGTATTTGGTGCCCGCGAAGCCTAGGGTCAGGCCGCCGCACTCGTGGTCGCCGGTGACCACGATGGCGGTGTCGTCGGGGTGCTTCTTGTAGAAGTCGATGGCCTTTTTCACGGCGTCGTCAAAGGCGATGGTGTTCAGGATGGACGCGGCCGCGTCGTTGGCGTGGCAGGCCCAGTCGATCTTGCCGCCCTCGACCATGAGAAAGAAGCCCTTGTCGTTGTCGAGCATCTCGATGGCCTTTTGCGTGAACTCGGGCAGGGTGATGTCGTCGCCGGTCATGTCCATGGCATAGGGCAGGGCCTGGCCGTCCTGAAGCCACTTATTCCATGCCAGGACCTTGCCGTCACCGGGCTTCAGGGCCATGAAGGCCTTCCTGTCGGCGACCACCTTGTAGCCGTTGGCCCTGGCCTTTTCCACGGCGTCGCCCCTGGGCGCATCGGACTTCTTGCCCAGCGGGTCCACCAGGCCGCCGCCGGCAAAGAAATCGAACCCGGACTCGGCCAGGGCGTGCGCGATCTCGTGGTACATCTTGCGGGTCTTGACGTGGGCGTAAAAGGCCGCCGGGGTGGCGTGGTCGATGGACACGGACGAGACGATGCCGACCTTTTTGCCCTGCTCCCTGGCCATCTCGGCCACGGTCTTGACCGGCTTGAAGTCGGGGTCCACGCCGATGTAGTTGATGTTGGTCTTGATGCCGGACGCCAGGGCCGTGGCCGAGGCTGCGGAGCCGGTGATGAACCGGTCGTTGGCAAAGGTAGTGGTGATGCCCTGGGCGGGCATGGAGTCGATGGCCAGCTCCTTGCCCGTGTAGGCGCTGGTGGCGGCACGCTGGGGCAGCCCCATGCCGTCGCCGATGAACAGGAACACGTACTTGGCGGTTTTGGCCTCGGCGCGCTGAACCTGCCCGGTTGCCATGAACGCCACGGCAAGGAACAGCACAAGCGCACATTTCACGAAAGCTTTCTCAATCCTCAACATTATTCGGCCTCCTCAGGTCGCATGATTATTCGATGAAATCATAGCTACCCCCGGAAGGTTACGAACAGGCGGTGGAACGTGAAAGCCGCGTGTCCCACATATGACGAATGGGTCACATATTGCCGGGGCCGCCATGCCCGGCCGGGGGCGGATGCCGTCGCCCCGGACCGTCGCCGCCCGGTTTTTTGGTGAATACCCCTTGTTTTTCATTTCCGATGATTCTACATAGCCCCATATTTCGTGTTACTATTTTAGTATTTTTATGCATCGGTACAATACTCCGCAAACAGTCGGGAGCTGACAGCAATGGAAACGGAAACTTCACAGGGATCGAAGAAAAAGGACTTCTGGGACAGAAAGGCCCGGACCTTCCCCCGCTTCGAAGAGGGGGAAGACACCTACGAGGCGGGCATGCTGAACAGGATACGGGAGCACGGGGTGGACTTTCGCGACGCCACCGTGCTGGACGTGGGTTGCGGCAGCGGCATGTACACCATCCGCCTGGCCCGCGAGGCGAAACAGGTCACGGCCGTGGACATCTCGGACACCATGCTCGACATCCTCAGGCAGGACGCCGAGGAACAGGGGCTTGGCAACATCGACTACGTACGCTCCGAGTGGATGGATTTCGACTCCGACGCCACCTTTGACATCGTGTTCTGCTCCATGACTCCGGCCATCCAGGACGACGAGTCCCGGTTCAAGCTCCTGAGCCACGCGGGCCGCTGGACCGTGTTCATGGGGTTCGACGGCGTCATGAACTCCGACATCATGACCGGCCTGTACGCCCACTACGGGGTCACCCCCAGGAAATTCGTCAACGGCACCGAGATGCGCCACTGGCTGGACAGCCACGCCATCCCCTACACCCGCTACCCCATCGAGGGCACCTGGGTGACCCCCAAGAACCTGGAGATGCGGATGGACGGTGCCGCGACCTTCCTTTCCCAATACGGCGTCACCGCCGACCAGGACCACCTCGAACGGTACATGGCGCGATTCGAGGAGGAACCCGGCGTGTACGTCGAACACACGGATTACAAGATAGACCTGCTGATCTGGGAGAACCGGGCCGATGCTTGAGCGGTCGAAAGCCGCAGCCTCAAAAACGAGAAAGGCCTCCTTGCGGAGGCCTGGATTTTCTCGGTGCAAATAAAAGGAAGATGCTTTCTATAGAGCACCTTCCGTGCCAACCGATCGGACGATTTGCATTTAATTATTTTATACTGCTATTTCAAATCGTTGGAATAGCAATTTCCACCCTGCGCCCGTATGCCCATAGAGCCCGGACGGTTCAACTTTTTATACTTTTCCCGGAACCCCGGCCACAGGGGCCAAATTCTTTGACCAAGACATGGACGCAGGATGCCCCCCCTCTACAACGCCGTGAGGCTTGCAAAAGAGGGTCTATCCCATGAAGTCGTTCGCCCAGCGGACCAGATTGATCCCGATGAGCAGGGCGCCTTCCCAGCGGCTGACCTTCCAGCCCGTGCGCAGGAAGATGAGGACGAGAAAGACCATCCCGACCAGCGCGATCAGACCCGAAGAGGCGGCCTCGGACACGGGCAGCGGCTTGAGCAGGCAGGTCAGGCCGAGCACGCCCGCGAAGTTGAAGAAGTCCGAACCGATGAGATTGCCGAGAAGCATCTCGTTCTTGCCCTTGATGGACGCGGCCAGGCAGGTGACCAGTTCGGGCAGGGAGGTGCCCGCAGCCACGATGGTCACGCCGATGACCCAGGAGGACACGCCGAGGGTCGAGGCGATGGACGTGGCGGCCGTGACCATTAGGTGCCCGCCTGCGGTAATGGCCGCGAACCCGCCCACGAGCAGCGCACCGTCCATCCAGGACGCGACCCTGTCCCCGATCTCCTCCAGTTCGCCGTCGCCCACGTTCTCGCGCTTGACGCCGAGGTAGACCAGGTAGCCTGTGAGCAGCACCAGGAGGCAGCCGCCGAACACCCGGCCCAGTTCGCCGGTGAAGGACACGGCCAGGATGCCCGCCGTGGTCAGGAACAGGAGCAGCCCGTCGCGGTAGACGATGGTCCGGTTGGAGACAAGCGGCTTGATCAGGGCCATGAGCCCGAGGATGAAGCCGAGATTGAATATGTTGGACCCGACCACGTTGGACAGGGAGATGTCGTTATGCCCCCGGAGCGCGGCGTCCACCGTGACCAGGAACTCGGGAGCCGAGGTGCCCAGGGCCACGATGGTCAGGCCGATGACCAGCTCGGACACGTTGAATTTCCGGGCGATGAGCGCCGCCGAGGTCACGATCCAGTTGGCCCCGAACCAGAGCAGCAGGGCGGACGCGCAAAAAATCAGGATATCAAGAAACATGGGTACTCCTTACGTCAAGGGCAGGGCGGGCACAACCTAGGCGTCGGCGGCGGCGCGCGCCTTCTTCCACTCGGATACGATGGCCGGTTTCGGTTCGGCCCAGGGAAGCGCGGTGTCGCGGGACGGGACGACCTCCACGGTCTCCACGGCGTCGCCCCTGCGCACGGCGACCTTGACCGTGACGCCCGTCGACTCGAAGTGCTTGCGCGCCTTGCCCGAATAGGAAGCGATCAAACCGGCGGCGTCCATGACGGCCTCGGGGGACCAGTCGCCGTCCACCGGACGGGCAACGGCCAGGGGACCGGGAAAATCGACCAGCTTGAGCACGTAGTCGCCGGGTTCCGCGCAGGCCGCGATCCGGTCGTTGTCCGCAGCGGTCCGGCCAAAGGTCAGCCAGTGGGCCCCGGCCCACAGCTGGCGGCCCGAACGGGCCAGGGAGAAATCGTTTGGCGTCGGCACGGGCCGATGGGTGAGCAGCTTGACGAACCGGGCCGCGCCCTGGGCCTCGGTCAGGCAGCAGCCGCCCGCCGGGGTGGGCACCTCGGTGAACCCGTAGTGCTCGGCCAGGGCCATCTGGGGCTTTCGACCGCGCCCGGACCAGTCGTGCAGCCTGTCGCGGTCCACCAGCCCGGATTCCTCCATGGGCGTGACCGGCTGGAGCTTGGCGCACAGGGGCCGGAGCAGCAGATCGCGCACCACGGCCCGCTTGGTGATCAGGTTGAGGGTGTCCTCGCGCTGGCTCATGGGCCGCTGGCCCACCACCTCGCCGGAGATGAGAAATTTCGCGCCGTATTCGGGCAGAAGGCCCACGGCATGGGAGAGCATGGTGATCTTGCAGTCGATGCACGGGTTGAGCCACTTGCCGTACCCCTGGGACGGGTCGAGCAGCATGTCCACGTACTTCTGCCGGATGTCCACGGCCGTGACCTCGACGCCGTAGAGTTCCCGCCACCTGTCGAATTCCGGCTCCTTGCCGAAAAAGGGCGTGACAAAATGCAGCCCCAGGACCTTCAATCCCTGGTCCATAACCGTGCGCATGGCCAGGATGGAGTCCAGGCCGCCGGACAAGAGCGCCAGCGCGTCGTATGTTTTTCTTTCCGCCATGGGAGGGTCAATTAAGGGAGATCGGTGCTTAGGGCAAGCCTTATGCCCGGATCAGCCGCCCTGCCAAGGCGGCAACGCCCTCAAAACGGAATTGAAGCGTTTCAGGAATTCATCCGCAGAAAGCCCCTTGTCCTCGAAATATTTGCGGGATATGGGCGCGCCGAAAGGCCTCTCCGCTCCGATGACCTTGGGACAGGGATAGATATCGTCAAATTCCGGCGCGTGCCGGTTCTTGAGGAAACGGCCCACGTTCACGTCGCTGATGAACATGTCGATGCGCCCTGCGGCCGCCATCTGGAAATGCGTCAATTCGGGACTCTTGCCCCCTGAAGAATCCAGGGTGAACGCCCCGGACGCCACGGCCTCGTCCCACTTCGCCCCGTAGGAATACCCCAGGCCGACCCCGATCCGAAGCCCGGCCAGGTCTTGGTAGTCCCGCCAGCAGGAAGACATGTCGCTGCCTTTCTTCCACATCACGGTGGTGATGTGGAAGACCGGGTCGGAATACTGCATGTACGCCCGCCGCTCTTCGCTGGTGGCGCAGGGGAGCATGATCGCCATATGCCCGTCCTGCATGTTCGCCAGACAGCGCTTGAACGGCATGAGTACCATCTTGGGCGTATACCCCATGGCCGCGAGCGCCCTTTTGACGGTCTCCACGGCCCGGCCCTGAAGTTCGCCCGAATCGTCGACGTACGCAAAAGGCGGGAACACCCACGCCGCCACTTCGAGAGTCGGCCCCTGAGCCCTAACCGGGACAACGCACAACCACGCGGCGACCGCTGCAAGCACCGCCGCCTTCGCACCCCGGGACATCCTGTCCGACAACGCCTTCATCAGCTTACAGAAATTCATGCTCAATCATATATTGAATTGCGGCGTCCCGGTCAATCCGAAGTCCCGAGGGGGGGCCGTCGTCACCCGCCCCCCCCTGCGCAGGAGCCCGAATTCACAGGCGTCCTGCATTGAACCTAAAAGTAATTTTGTGCTATCATCCGACCGATCCCGAATCGAACCCGAACCAGCCCACCGCAGGAGCCGCCATGCCGTTAATCAAATGGACCCCCGAAATCAGCGTGGAAGTCCCCCTCATCGACGATCAGCACAAGCGGCTCATCGCCATTGCCAACGGCCTGATCAAGGCGGTGGGCCGGGGCCTCGACGAACGGGTCGTCAACAACGTCATCCGCAGGTTGCGGGAATACACGGTCTTTCATTTCAGTTCCGAGGAAAAGCTCATGGAGGAGGCCCACTACCCCAAGCGGGGAGAGCATGCCCTTGAACACCGCCGTCTCAAGGAGCAGGTCAAGCAGTACCAGCGGACCATCTACTACAAGGAAAACCCGAACCCCGAAGCAGTCACCAACTTCATCAGGACCTGGCTGCTCAAGCACATCATGGAGTCGGACCGAAGGTTGGCCGATTTCATCCACGAACAGGAAAAGAAAAAAATGGAAAAGAAAAAGGCGCAAGCCCAGCCGAACCCGACTGAAGATCCGGCGTAAACCACCCGCTGCCAACCGCGAGCTGGCCACGGCTCCGCCTGTGGCCGTGTCCGGCCCGCCCGTATTTCCCCTCTACATGTGGTTGTTGCCCACCACGAAGCTATCTGGTATCGAAACGTGTTGCTCGATTGTTGCCGCCTGTAAATCCCGGAGGATACCTACATGGCAAGAAAAGCCGCTGAACCTGAAGTTCTGCGCAAAGAGGCGCTCGGTACCGCCCTGACAACCATTGAACGCAAGTTCGGGAAGGGCTCGATCATGCGCATGGACGGTGAGGCCTCGCATTCCATCCCGGCCATCCCGACCGGTTCCATCGGCCTGGACATGGCGCTTGGAATCGGCGGCGTGCCGCGCGGCCGAGTCATTGAAATCTTCGGCCCGGAATCGTCGGGCAAGACGACCCTGGCCCTGCACATCATCGCCCAGGCCCAGAAGGACGGCGGCAGCGCCGCATTCGTCGACGCTGAACACGCCCTGGACCCGGGGTACGCCAAAAGGCTGGGCGTCAAGACCGACGAACTGCTCATTTCCCAGCCGGACTACGGCGAACAGGCCCTGGAAATCGCCGACCTGCTGGTCCGTTCCGGCGCACTCGACGTGGTGGTCATCGACTCCGTGGCCGCGCTCATCCCCCAGGCCGAACTGGAAGGCCAGATGGGCGAGACACAGGTTGGCGGGCAGGCGCGCCTCATGTCGCACGCCCTGCGCAAGCTGACCGGCACCATCCACAAGTCCAACTGCGTGGTCATCTTCATCAACCAGATCCGCATGAAGATCGGCATGACCGGCTACGGCAACCCCGAGACCACCTCCGGCGGCAACGCGCTCAAGTTCTACGCCTCCTGCCGGTTGGACATCCGGCGCATCCAGACCCTCAAGGACAAGGAAGAGGCCTACGGCATCCGCGCCCGCATCAAGGTGGTCAAGAACAAGGTGGCCCCGCCCTTCCGCCAGGCCCTGGTAGACGTGCTGTACGGCCAGGGCATCTCGCGCATGGGTGAGATCATCGACATGGGCGTGGAGCACGGCATCATCGAGAAGTCCGGCTCCTGGTTCGCCTACGGGTCGGAGAAACTCGGCCAGGGCAAGGAGAACGTCCGCGCACTGTTGCAGGACAATCCGGACATCGCCGAGAAGATCGAAGAAGACATCATGACCCATCTCGGATTCCGCGAGGTACCCGAGGAAACAGCCGGAGACGCCGGCGAATAGTTTTTTCAGCCCGACACGAACGCCCCGGGTCCGTAACCCGGGGCGTTTTTCTGTCGGAGACCAACCCGTTTTGGAGATTTTTTACAGATGAAAGCCAATGAAATCCGTCAGCGCTTCCTCGAATATTTCGAGAAGAACGGCCACACCCAGGTGGAGTCCGCGCCCCTGATCCCCAAGGACGACCCGACCCTGCTCTTCACCAACGCGGGCATGGTCCAATTCAAGAAGCTCTTCCTGGGCCAGGAAAAACG belongs to Pseudodesulfovibrio portus and includes:
- a CDS encoding ABC transporter substrate-binding protein; this encodes MRTTTILTTALLLVTLWAIPSSAAADRPVVLVVNSYHAGYPWVMSHNEALRRNLSDIADLVFHDMDTKRLNPAHHLDRAALALDKYREVQPDLVILADDNALAFLGPDITRAGTPVVYLGINANPRIYACENDLLTGVLERPLLKRSIIFIHDILGPSMNKCMVLFDNGTTARVTMDTIFKGNNRIMVGTVQTDIVLATTMEQWKQHVLTAGELGYGAIILGLYQTLTDNEGKHVPDDVVARWTGANSPVPVFAFWDFAVGRDKAVGGLVLAGRPQGEEAAGLARRILDGEDPKQIQPVTAEHGRFLFSRSGLERWHIDLPPSLTQPGEVLEFVE
- a CDS encoding Bax inhibitor-1/YccA family protein, whose amino-acid sequence is MSQYPSMPQAKAAKAELVNAFMRGVYGWMSAGLGLTALVAYATLYVPALSRLAFAYNAETGLLQPTMLPMIALFASFGMVFFLSFKISTMNPSTATTLFMVFSGLTGFSLAPILMVYTESSVFATFLTTAGMFGTMSIYGMITKKDLTGWGSLLFMGLIGIIIAMIVNFFLQSSAMSFAISVIGVIIFLGLTAYDTQKLKTMGENVPMNDAAAIRRGTILGALTLYLDFYNLFLMLLRLMGDRR
- a CDS encoding YccF domain-containing protein — its product is MLSLIGNLIWWIIGGLLMAFGWFLSGCLLLISIIGIPWARSAFVIAGFALMPFGRTLVRRDVVTGQKDAGTSDWGIIGNILWFVFAGWWLCLGHIMAALGCFITIIGIPWGWQHLKLAAITLAPIGLTVVSVEEAERLHGVRS
- a CDS encoding YibE/F family protein — protein: MPSSRKNYRDWLLIVVFTCLATGLYFVPTGFEKDSGEDAVRCTAEVTAVDDDRIRHLGLVLTGEQSVTLRILDGPFEGRKFDAHNQLLGQMDRDKRFKPGDVAYVVITVGADGEVLFVNPQAHYRLGLELLLLGLFAGLLLLFGGLTGFKALLSFAFTGMVLWKVLVPLLLKGVDPVWLALGVVALLSAAIIFLVAGINRTGMTAFLGAFLGVVSSCALAAYFTGEFHVHGAVMPFAETLLYAGYGHLNLTRIYMAGVFLASSGAVMDLAMDVAASMGEVVAKNPGISRTEAVWSGIRVGRAVVGTMTTTLLLAYSGGYVTLLMAFMAQGIPLTSTFNFIYVAAEVLKTLVGSFGLVAVAPFTAVVGGVFLVGRKVRPDALHH
- a CDS encoding alkaline phosphatase, with the protein product MLRIEKAFVKCALVLFLAVAFMATGQVQRAEAKTAKYVFLFIGDGMGLPQRAATSAYTGKELAIDSMPAQGITTTFANDRFITGSAASATALASGIKTNINYIGVDPDFKPVKTVAEMAREQGKKVGIVSSVSIDHATPAAFYAHVKTRKMYHEIAHALAESGFDFFAGGGLVDPLGKKSDAPRGDAVEKARANGYKVVADRKAFMALKPGDGKVLAWNKWLQDGQALPYAMDMTGDDITLPEFTQKAIEMLDNDKGFFLMVEGGKIDWACHANDAAASILNTIAFDDAVKKAIDFYKKHPDDTAIVVTGDHECGGLTLGFAGTKYGSHYDILSHQKVSFQKFTDEIMAGFRKKGGDFSAMKPIITKNFGLKFAGDAKKDALVLADFEQKDLEEAFARSMAGEKVNSAEYLLYGEYDPLSVTITHLLNGKAGLGWTSYKHTGVPVSTSAMGVRAELFNGSYDNKDIATKIMSIMGIAPKPQHLASN
- a CDS encoding class I SAM-dependent methyltransferase, with the translated sequence METETSQGSKKKDFWDRKARTFPRFEEGEDTYEAGMLNRIREHGVDFRDATVLDVGCGSGMYTIRLAREAKQVTAVDISDTMLDILRQDAEEQGLGNIDYVRSEWMDFDSDATFDIVFCSMTPAIQDDESRFKLLSHAGRWTVFMGFDGVMNSDIMTGLYAHYGVTPRKFVNGTEMRHWLDSHAIPYTRYPIEGTWVTPKNLEMRMDGAATFLSQYGVTADQDHLERYMARFEEEPGVYVEHTDYKIDLLIWENRADA
- a CDS encoding calcium/sodium antiporter; the protein is MFLDILIFCASALLLWFGANWIVTSAALIARKFNVSELVIGLTIVALGTSAPEFLVTVDAALRGHNDISLSNVVGSNIFNLGFILGLMALIKPLVSNRTIVYRDGLLLFLTTAGILAVSFTGELGRVFGGCLLVLLTGYLVYLGVKRENVGDGELEEIGDRVASWMDGALLVGGFAAITAGGHLMVTAATSIASTLGVSSWVIGVTIVAAGTSLPELVTCLAASIKGKNEMLLGNLIGSDFFNFAGVLGLTCLLKPLPVSEAASSGLIALVGMVFLVLIFLRTGWKVSRWEGALLIGINLVRWANDFMG
- a CDS encoding tRNA(5-methylaminomethyl-2-thiouridylate) methyltransferase; translated protein: MAERKTYDALALLSGGLDSILAMRTVMDQGLKVLGLHFVTPFFGKEPEFDRWRELYGVEVTAVDIRQKYVDMLLDPSQGYGKWLNPCIDCKITMLSHAVGLLPEYGAKFLISGEVVGQRPMSQREDTLNLITKRAVVRDLLLRPLCAKLQPVTPMEESGLVDRDRLHDWSGRGRKPQMALAEHYGFTEVPTPAGGCCLTEAQGAARFVKLLTHRPVPTPNDFSLARSGRQLWAGAHWLTFGRTAADNDRIAACAEPGDYVLKLVDFPGPLAVARPVDGDWSPEAVMDAAGLIASYSGKARKHFESTGVTVKVAVRRGDAVETVEVVPSRDTALPWAEPKPAIVSEWKKARAAADA
- a CDS encoding substrate-binding periplasmic protein, which produces MNFCKLMKALSDRMSRGAKAAVLAAVAAWLCVVPVRAQGPTLEVAAWVFPPFAYVDDSGELQGRAVETVKRALAAMGYTPKMVLMPFKRCLANMQDGHMAIMLPCATSEERRAYMQYSDPVFHITTVMWKKGSDMSSCWRDYQDLAGLRIGVGLGYSYGAKWDEAVASGAFTLDSSGGKSPELTHFQMAAAGRIDMFISDVNVGRFLKNRHAPEFDDIYPCPKVIGAERPFGAPISRKYFEDKGLSADEFLKRFNSVLRALPPWQGG
- a CDS encoding bacteriohemerythrin, yielding MPLIKWTPEISVEVPLIDDQHKRLIAIANGLIKAVGRGLDERVVNNVIRRLREYTVFHFSSEEKLMEEAHYPKRGEHALEHRRLKEQVKQYQRTIYYKENPNPEAVTNFIRTWLLKHIMESDRRLADFIHEQEKKKMEKKKAQAQPNPTEDPA
- the recA gene encoding recombinase RecA, with the translated sequence MARKAAEPEVLRKEALGTALTTIERKFGKGSIMRMDGEASHSIPAIPTGSIGLDMALGIGGVPRGRVIEIFGPESSGKTTLALHIIAQAQKDGGSAAFVDAEHALDPGYAKRLGVKTDELLISQPDYGEQALEIADLLVRSGALDVVVIDSVAALIPQAELEGQMGETQVGGQARLMSHALRKLTGTIHKSNCVVIFINQIRMKIGMTGYGNPETTSGGNALKFYASCRLDIRRIQTLKDKEEAYGIRARIKVVKNKVAPPFRQALVDVLYGQGISRMGEIIDMGVEHGIIEKSGSWFAYGSEKLGQGKENVRALLQDNPDIAEKIEEDIMTHLGFREVPEETAGDAGE